A genomic segment from Nitrospira sp. MA-1 encodes:
- a CDS encoding restriction endonuclease subunit S, translated as MNPAQLLSHFDRIGEAPDAIPRLRSFIFDLAVRGKLVEQDPRDEPASELLKRIQAEKDRLLKEGKIRKPEPPLQIDDEELPFKVPTDWCWARLTTISRKIHYGYTASANKLLKDVRLLRITDIQNNSVDWASVPGCEISDHDIGQYKLEQGDILIARTGGTIGKTFLVRHAPVTAVFASYLIRVQGTTELYDQYLKLFLESPAYWKQLQDGARGAGQPNVNGQTLGRMVVTIPPLAEQHRIVAKVDELMALCDRLETAQTERESRRDRLVASSLHHLNNGADADAFLEHARFYFNHLPRLTTRPDHIKQLRQTILNLAVRGKLVEQDPTDEPASELLKQIQAEKARLLADGHMRRQTDVIQVEETEFPFEIPATWCWVHLIDVVNKLTDGTHHSPPNLANGPFKYITAKNIKPEGVALENLTYVTTKVHNEIYARCNPEKGDILYIKDGATTGIVTINDLDEPFSMLSSVALLKLSALIYNRLVVVFLQSPFFYNQMRGLMKGAAITRVTLKRMGPALIPLPPLAEQHRIVAKVDELLALCDQLETQLTTTQSETQELMEAILHDTICSSRP; from the coding sequence ATGAACCCGGCCCAACTTCTCAGTCACTTTGACCGGATCGGTGAGGCACCAGACGCCATCCCACGCCTACGCAGCTTTATCTTCGACCTTGCCGTGCGCGGAAAGCTGGTCGAGCAGGATCCCAGAGACGAACCCGCATCCGAACTGCTGAAACGAATTCAGGCGGAGAAGGACCGGTTATTGAAGGAAGGGAAGATCAGAAAACCAGAGCCACCACTTCAGATTGATGACGAGGAACTACCATTTAAGGTACCAACAGATTGGTGCTGGGCGCGCCTGACAACAATTAGCCGAAAAATTCATTACGGCTACACTGCTTCAGCAAATAAATTGCTCAAAGATGTGCGTCTCCTGCGAATCACGGACATCCAAAACAACTCGGTTGATTGGGCATCAGTGCCGGGATGCGAGATTTCCGACCATGACATAGGCCAATACAAGCTCGAACAAGGCGACATCCTAATCGCACGAACAGGCGGGACAATTGGGAAAACCTTCCTCGTTAGACATGCCCCGGTAACAGCAGTCTTTGCGTCCTATCTAATCCGTGTCCAAGGGACGACAGAACTCTATGATCAATACTTAAAGCTATTTCTCGAATCCCCCGCCTATTGGAAGCAGCTTCAGGACGGAGCGCGAGGCGCTGGCCAACCAAACGTCAACGGCCAGACCCTTGGACGTATGGTCGTGACGATCCCACCCCTCGCAGAACAACACCGGATCGTTGCCAAGGTGGATGAACTGATGGCCCTGTGTGATCGATTGGAGACGGCGCAGACGGAGCGGGAGAGCCGCCGGGATCGGCTAGTGGCGTCGTCTCTGCATCATTTGAATAATGGCGCGGATGCCGACGCATTCCTGGAACACGCCCGCTTCTACTTCAACCACCTCCCGCGCCTAACCACCCGCCCCGACCATATCAAACAACTCCGCCAAACCATCCTCAACCTCGCCGTCCGCGGCAAATTAGTGGAGCAAGACCCCACCGACGAGCCCGCCTCCGAACTGCTCAAGCAGATTCAGGCGGAGAAGGCGCGGTTGCTGGCGGATGGCCATATGCGCCGTCAAACAGATGTCATTCAAGTCGAGGAGACTGAATTTCCTTTCGAGATTCCGGCAACCTGGTGTTGGGTGCATTTGATCGACGTGGTAAATAAACTTACAGACGGTACGCACCATTCGCCCCCGAACTTAGCGAATGGACCCTTCAAATACATTACCGCCAAAAACATAAAGCCTGAAGGTGTAGCACTCGAAAACCTCACCTACGTAACAACCAAAGTTCACAATGAGATCTATGCCCGGTGTAACCCCGAAAAGGGTGACATCCTTTACATCAAGGACGGAGCTACGACTGGCATCGTCACAATCAATGATCTTGATGAACCATTCAGTATGCTATCCAGCGTTGCTTTGCTGAAACTATCAGCACTAATTTATAACCGGCTAGTAGTTGTATTTTTACAGTCCCCATTTTTCTATAATCAAATGCGGGGCTTGATGAAGGGCGCTGCAATCACCCGAGTCACCCTAAAACGAATGGGGCCAGCGCTTATTCCCCTTCCACCCCTCGCCGAACAACACCGCATCGTCGCCAAAGTGGATGAACTGCTGGCCCTCTGCGACCAACTGGAAACCCAACTCACCACCACCCAATCCGAAACCCAAGAACTCATGGAAGCCATCCTCCATGACACCATTTGCAGCAGTAGGCCTTGA